From the Dehalococcoidia bacterium genome, one window contains:
- a CDS encoding uracil-DNA glycosylase, producing MSALTELYQAVRSCHKCEISKSRTNAVPGEGAENAEIMFIGEAPGWHEDQQGRPFVGSAGQFLDQLLKSIDLKREQVYITNVIKTRPPDNRDPLPQEIINCRPWLDKQLEIIKPKMIVTLGRYSMALFLPGKTISQIHGMAVKKDGMLYFAMYHPAAALHQGSLRGVIQSDMLKIPGLLAGLKKETGENKAQMSQKGETQQLKLL from the coding sequence ATGTCGGCTCTAACTGAGCTTTATCAAGCCGTACGCTCCTGCCACAAGTGTGAAATATCGAAATCGCGGACTAACGCGGTGCCCGGAGAAGGGGCGGAGAACGCCGAGATCATGTTCATCGGCGAGGCTCCGGGCTGGCACGAGGACCAGCAGGGGCGACCATTCGTCGGTTCAGCCGGCCAGTTCCTGGACCAGCTCCTGAAATCCATCGACCTCAAGCGCGAGCAGGTGTACATTACCAATGTCATCAAGACGCGCCCGCCGGACAACCGCGACCCGCTGCCGCAGGAGATTATCAACTGCCGCCCGTGGCTGGACAAGCAGCTTGAAATCATCAAGCCGAAGATGATAGTCACGCTGGGGCGCTACTCCATGGCTCTCTTTCTGCCGGGTAAGACCATCAGCCAGATACACGGCATGGCCGTGAAGAAGGATGGCATGCTCTATTTCGCCATGTACCATCCGGCGGCGGCGCTGCACCAGGGTAGCTTGCGCGGCGTCATCCAGTCCGACATGCTGAAAATACCCGGCCTGCTGGCCGGATTGAAAAAAGAAACCGGAGAAAATAAGGCTCAGATGAGCCAAAAGGGAGAAACGCAGCAACTCAAGCTGTTATAA
- a CDS encoding ribonuclease J: MPKEKLKIIPLGGLGEIGKNMMAIEYGEDIMVVDCGLMFPDEEMMGIDLVIPDVSYLVEHQKKVRGIVITHAHEDHIGALPYVLPQLNVPIYCTKLAKGLISGKLKERKVLAQTKINVIAPGGHFTLGHHFAVEFFPVCHSIPDAVGLIVRTPAGTIVHTGDFKLDYTPVNGQPTDLSRLAQVGSQGVLLLMSDSTYSELPGYTPSEKVVSEALDTIIANAPGRVLVTTFASLISRMQQIIDAAAKHNRRVFVVGRSMTDNVRIASDLGYLKLPPGVMGHIDELSRTPREKVVILTTGSQGEPTSGLVRIASRANQHISIVPGDTVIISASPIPGNESLVNRTVDNLFKQGAQVFYGSRTQAHVHGHASQEELKLMMSLTKPKYFVPVHGEYRHLSLHAKLAQSVGIPADHTFVLEDGDVLELDATGGKTGHKVSSGNVYVDGLSVGDVDGVILRNRRMLSRDGIVVVIIAINKQTGKLVTRPDIVSRGFVDVIESKDMLDGGRDLVAEVLNHGRTHTSDRGFIDNEVKNALDKYFYDKTKRRPMILPVQVQV; this comes from the coding sequence ATGCCAAAAGAAAAACTCAAGATCATTCCCCTGGGTGGCCTGGGGGAAATAGGTAAGAACATGATGGCCATCGAATACGGCGAGGACATAATGGTCGTCGACTGCGGACTGATGTTCCCCGACGAAGAAATGATGGGCATCGACTTGGTTATCCCCGATGTCAGCTACCTGGTGGAGCACCAGAAAAAGGTGCGCGGCATCGTCATTACCCACGCCCACGAGGACCACATCGGAGCGCTGCCCTACGTGCTGCCGCAGCTTAACGTGCCCATCTACTGCACCAAACTGGCCAAAGGCCTCATTTCCGGCAAGCTCAAAGAAAGAAAAGTTCTGGCGCAGACCAAGATCAATGTGATTGCCCCGGGAGGGCATTTCACTCTGGGGCATCATTTCGCGGTGGAGTTCTTCCCCGTGTGCCACAGCATCCCAGACGCGGTGGGACTCATCGTGCGCACTCCCGCCGGCACCATCGTGCATACAGGTGATTTCAAGCTGGACTACACGCCGGTAAACGGGCAGCCCACCGACCTCTCCCGCCTGGCGCAGGTGGGGTCGCAGGGCGTGCTGCTGCTCATGTCCGACTCGACCTACTCCGAGCTGCCGGGTTACACTCCTTCCGAAAAAGTGGTCAGCGAAGCACTTGATACTATCATCGCCAATGCTCCTGGCCGCGTGCTGGTGACCACATTCGCCTCCCTTATCTCGCGCATGCAGCAGATAATAGATGCCGCTGCCAAACACAACCGCCGTGTCTTCGTGGTGGGACGCAGCATGACGGACAACGTGCGCATAGCCAGCGACCTGGGCTACCTCAAGCTCCCGCCGGGCGTCATGGGGCATATCGACGAGCTATCCCGCACCCCTCGCGAAAAGGTTGTGATTCTCACCACCGGCAGCCAGGGAGAGCCCACTTCCGGGCTGGTGCGTATCGCCAGCCGTGCCAACCAGCATATCAGCATTGTTCCCGGAGACACCGTAATCATCTCCGCCTCGCCCATACCGGGCAATGAGTCGCTGGTCAACCGCACCGTGGACAATCTCTTCAAGCAGGGAGCCCAGGTGTTTTACGGCAGCCGTACCCAGGCGCACGTTCATGGCCATGCCAGCCAGGAAGAGCTCAAGCTGATGATGAGCCTCACCAAACCCAAATATTTCGTTCCCGTGCATGGCGAATACCGCCACCTCAGCCTGCATGCCAAGCTGGCGCAGTCGGTAGGTATTCCTGCCGACCACACCTTTGTGCTGGAGGACGGCGACGTGCTGGAACTGGATGCCACCGGCGGTAAAACCGGTCACAAGGTAAGCTCCGGCAATGTTTACGTGGACGGCCTCTCCGTGGGGGACGTGGACGGAGTCATCCTGCGCAACCGCCGCATGCTGTCACGCGACGGCATCGTGGTGGTCATCATCGCTATCAACAAGCAGACCGGCAAGCTGGTCACCCGTCCCGATATTGTCTCGCGCGGCTTCGTGGATGTCATCGAATCCAAAGACATGCTCGACGGCGGGCGCGACCTGGTGGCGGAGGTGTTGAACCATGGCCGGACGCACACTTCGGACAGGGGTTTTATCGACAACGAGGTCAAAAATGCCCTCGACAAGTATTTCTACGACAAGACCAAGCGCCGCCCCATGATACTACCGGTGCAGGTGCAGGTGTAG